TCCCTTTAACTTCCTCGCCAGTAATGCTTCTAAGACTGAATACTGCAAATCCTAAAATAGAGGAAATTGTTTCCGTTGTTCTCGTTTTAATTTTCAGCATTTATTTGGTAATTGTTTTTTCTTCCAAATTATTTAGAGTTGGAGTTTTAAATTTCAGCAAGAAACCGAATTTAAAGGAAATTATAACTTGGATGAAATTAAAATAATATGACATTATTCGCATCATTTTTAGCGGCGTCAATTCCAATGTTTCTTTATCTGATTTTCCTTTGGAGATTGGATAAAAACGAACGAGAATCGTTTTTTAGCATTTTACGATATTTTGTTTGGGGAGCTTTCGGCGCAATTTTATTGGGAATAATTTTTTCATTATCGGTTCAGCAGATTTTTCAAATTTTCATAACAAATGAAAATCAACTTACGTTTATCGGTGCCGTTTTTATAGCGCCTTTGATTGAAGAATCCACAAAAGGAATTTATTTACTATTTACCGTAAAAAAGAAAAATTTCGATAATATTACGGATGGATTAGTTTACGGCGGAGCAATCGGGTTGGGTTTTGGTATGACTGAAAATCTAATGTATTTCTTAAACTTTAACGAAAATGTTTTTCAATGGGCTTCAATGGTTTTTATCAGATCCGTATTTTCTGCGGTTATGCATGGAATTGCTACCGCAACTTTCGGCGCTTTTTTGGCAAAATGGAAATTTACTAACTCAAGAATTAAGAATATTTATCCATTTATCGGATTATCGCTCGCAATGTTCTTTCATTTTATATGGAATTTTTCAGTAACGTTTCAATTTACTTTTGGTTTTGGAATATTATTCATGATTTTTTTAATTATTATTTTTTTGATATTATTTAAGCAATCGATAAATTCAGAACGAAAATTAATAAAGGAAGAACTCGCAGAGGAATCCGAGATTCTTAATTTGCCCGTACTTAAAGAATTAAATTTTTCATCAAAGTATTTAAATGTTTTTGATGAAAGAAGCAGCAACAAACTGTTAAAGAATCTTTCGGCAAAGCTTGCTTTCAGAAAATTTCAAGTAAAAAAT
This genomic stretch from Ignavibacteriota bacterium harbors:
- a CDS encoding PrsW family intramembrane metalloprotease; translation: MTLFASFLAASIPMFLYLIFLWRLDKNERESFFSILRYFVWGAFGAILLGIIFSLSVQQIFQIFITNENQLTFIGAVFIAPLIEESTKGIYLLFTVKKKNFDNITDGLVYGGAIGLGFGMTENLMYFLNFNENVFQWASMVFIRSVFSAVMHGIATATFGAFLAKWKFTNSRIKNIYPFIGLSLAMFFHFIWNFSVTFQFTFGFGILFMIFLIIIFLILFKQSINSERKLIKEELAEESEILNLPVLKELNFSSKYLNVFDERSSNKLLKNLSAKLAFRKFQVKNTNGDLRENYIADIELYRKKILELFLAEKQLG